In one window of bacterium DNA:
- a CDS encoding S8 family serine peptidase, producing the protein MANRAPAVDPGLDGDEPEGGGQSLDGQGILDGENWPVREFTHPISGETNYIFDYSVVICFKNPPQFPDVPSNYYDEELNPFDPVYSLPMNPVASDQDVASFIASENLFVDNDWPPIRAIGAILPEGTTVEEAVENWPDDYPNLIETVEPEYFYIVDVWPITDPNDPRFSEQWALKETEAYDINIQDAWRNGYYGRSDEVVAIMDTGVQLIHGDLTSRRTPWGVRTTDKLYQTMFEPNGGQPVIKYHGNWPDPRAVPYCMMLGHGTSVAGTISAAINNAYVPSYNAVAGISPQNRYYPVGLDFYVVWVECGESGFMLSGIRHKSITNALGALGCVKGVFKKEWLYYPPFNYTVEHYNIEVVNCSFGGPKSSDIELMVGVLSGKMLFVCSAGNDNSATKFSYPAAYPRCLAVAAHASDGSRSPFSNKNMALVDISAPGSGILTTDMLGNSWRGVQLGFDPSATCTISGTSFSSPITAAVAVMLSSKHRDMSSTQLAQWIKDTHAPLPVSNPLFPFGRIDAYAALSQDPPEPWWEEYE; encoded by the coding sequence TTGGCGAACCGCGCGCCCGCGGTGGACCCAGGGCTTGACGGCGACGAGCCGGAAGGCGGCGGGCAGAGCTTGGATGGGCAAGGCATATTGGACGGAGAGAATTGGCCCGTTCGGGAGTTCACTCACCCCATTTCCGGAGAGACAAATTACATTTTTGACTACTCCGTGGTGATTTGCTTTAAAAACCCGCCTCAGTTTCCTGATGTTCCTTCAAACTACTACGACGAGGAACTTAATCCATTCGATCCGGTGTACTCACTTCCGATGAATCCTGTTGCATCAGATCAGGACGTTGCTTCGTTCATTGCGTCTGAGAATTTGTTCGTAGATAACGATTGGCCGCCAATTAGGGCGATAGGCGCAATTCTTCCCGAGGGAACAACAGTGGAAGAAGCCGTTGAGAATTGGCCGGACGATTACCCAAACCTAATTGAGACCGTTGAACCAGAGTACTTTTACATTGTAGATGTTTGGCCAATTACGGATCCGAATGATCCCAGGTTTAGCGAGCAATGGGCATTGAAGGAAACCGAAGCCTACGACATCAACATTCAAGACGCTTGGCGGAATGGATATTATGGGCGTAGCGATGAAGTCGTTGCAATAATGGACACCGGAGTTCAGCTGATTCACGGTGACTTGACTAGTCGTCGAACTCCTTGGGGTGTACGAACCACCGACAAGCTTTACCAAACAATGTTTGAGCCAAACGGGGGTCAGCCTGTTATTAAGTATCACGGCAACTGGCCGGACCCCAGAGCGGTGCCGTATTGCATGATGTTAGGCCATGGAACAAGTGTTGCTGGAACGATTTCCGCAGCCATTAACAACGCATACGTTCCTTCATACAACGCTGTTGCCGGTATTTCGCCCCAAAACCGCTACTATCCTGTCGGGCTCGATTTTTATGTAGTTTGGGTAGAATGCGGTGAATCGGGATTCATGCTCAGTGGAATACGGCATAAGTCGATCACGAATGCCCTTGGCGCTTTGGGATGCGTCAAAGGAGTCTTCAAAAAGGAATGGCTGTATTACCCGCCTTTCAACTACACCGTTGAGCATTACAACATAGAGGTGGTTAATTGCAGCTTCGGCGGACCCAAGTCTTCGGACATTGAGCTTATGGTTGGCGTCCTTTCCGGCAAAATGCTGTTTGTATGCAGCGCCGGAAACGACAATTCCGCTACTAAGTTCAGTTATCCGGCGGCTTACCCACGATGCCTGGCAGTTGCGGCCCATGCATCAGACGGCAGCCGTTCTCCGTTTAGCAACAAGAATATGGCTTTAGTAGATATTTCCGCGCCGGGATCGGGCATATTGACGACGGATATGCTTGGCAACAGCTGGCGAGGGGTGCAGCTCGGATTCGATCCGTCCGCAACTTGTACAATTAGCGGGACAAGTTTTTCGTCGCCGATAACTGCAGCAGTTGCGGTAATGCTTTCTTCAAAGCACAGGGATATGAGCTCGACCCAGCTTGCCCAATGGATCAAGGATACTCATGCTCCGCTGCCTGTCAGCAATCCGCTTTTTCCTTTTGGCAGGATTGATGCTTACGCGGCTTTGTCTCAGGATCCCCCTGAGCCATGGTGGGAGGAATACGAGTGA